The DNA window agattttttagtttggttgcagatatttgcagatttttgaatataaaagcttttggttacactagcttgcctcacattttttgttcttcccagacttttaaaattattattgcagacatttgaaaaaagtacctggcatctctggttgCGTGTACCGATGTAACCAGCTTCCCACTGAGAcgcccaaaaaattgtttcaaaatcgttcaacacgggtccaacgatggacgttcgttgaacggttatttggacgttgtccaaattggtccaacgaacgtccttcattggacgattttgaaaccaaccgttcttagagggttgtagcattcaaagagaatagggaaagagacgaatagtgtgaagccaaaaataccttattgagcaaaccaatcgtgcaatgtaaataaacattactcatgcctgagttggaggagataagtattgtaaatctatcaaaaaagaaatttgaattttcgtcagaatttagtgcaatcgtgattgtaaggtgcattctagagtctatgtatgagtaaaaacaagctttagaattatttcatctctttgtttcaaaatgcacatcgtttgataaacaaatccaacgatcgacaaaagctcgacaaacatatgattacggcctaaaagctaactgtcaaaatccactttgaatggaaattccggacaaaccgttacacgccaatcacagatgtcggtagtaaacgaaagagaaaagttttctctttcataaactgttgtgaactgtgttcgactagtaacggtttgtctggaatttccatttaaagtggattttgacagttggcttttaggccgtaatcatatgtttgtcgagaaaggtttgttttcaaaatataataggagtcatttaaagtgctgcctttggaaacggttgccaaattctagtgttgaaatcatcgtaaagggagtgttaccgttttgactgattttcactctgcgtctctttcactattctctttggtagCATTGACGCAAACCAAACTATTACTAAAAAGTCCCGATTATAATAGGACAATAAGTAGCATTTCATTGATCAAGCATATTCTAAAATTCATAACTATGTCCTTCCTAGCCAAGTTCTTAAGGATAAACGTAAGTAGTATAAAACAATCGTCAAAAACAATTGATTATATAATTTCTTGTGCTCCATTTTCTAGTTTTCCCAGCTAACTGTGGTAGCAAATTCAGAATTacagaaaaatagttttcataCAGGTAAGGCGAGtttgtgttcagctttcgtATGTAGTACGTAATATACACAATTCCAGCTCGTGCACTAAGCGTGGCACAGGTTCAAAAACCCGCACCGCCGTTCAGTGGAACCGCTGTCGTGGACAATGATTTCAAAGATATTAAACTTGATGACTACAAGGGAAAGTATttagtattatttttttatcCATTGGACTTGTAAGTGTATCCGAAAGATTAATTGAACATATAAaacattcaattttatattttagcACATTCGTCTGCCCGACCGAGATTATCTCATTTAGCGAGCGTATTCAGGATTTTCGTGCTTTGAATACTGAAATTGTTGGCGTGTCCGTAGATTCGCATTTTTCACATTTGGCCTGGGTAAATACACCTCGTAAAGAAGGAGGTCTTGGAAAGATTGAATATCCCTTGTTGGctgatttgacgaaaaaaatatCTGCTGACTATGGTGTGCTTCTAGATGAAGGTATCTCCCTAAGGGGACTCTTCCTAATTGACCCTAATAGCATCGTTCGCCAAATTACGATAAATGATTTGGCGGTAGGACGTTCGGTGGATGAAACGTTAAGATTGATTAAGGCGTTCCAGTTTGTTGAGAAGCACGGTGAAGTTTGCCCGGCTAATTGGGACCCTAAAGCTAATGCCGATACGATCAAACCGGATCCA is part of the Topomyia yanbarensis strain Yona2022 chromosome 1, ASM3024719v1, whole genome shotgun sequence genome and encodes:
- the LOC131695184 gene encoding peroxiredoxin-2 translates to MSFLAKFLRINFSQLTVVANSELQKNSFHTARALSVAQVQKPAPPFSGTAVVDNDFKDIKLDDYKGKYLVLFFYPLDFTFVCPTEIISFSERIQDFRALNTEIVGVSVDSHFSHLAWVNTPRKEGGLGKIEYPLLADLTKKISADYGVLLDEGISLRGLFLIDPNSIVRQITINDLAVGRSVDETLRLIKAFQFVEKHGEVCPANWDPKANADTIKPDPKGSQDYFNKHG